CCGACGGAAGCAATCCTACTCGGATGAGTTCCAAATCATGTTTGGGAGCGTGGGATTTCTTACGGTCGATCACATCAGGGCGAAGGTTGAATGCGGTTTTCCCGCCGAATCTGGTCCGGGAAAGAAATGGATACCCGAGCGCGTGAACTGGGCGGTCGATCTCCTCTCGCTGATCTTAGACTTTCACAAGCAACGAGCGTGCTCCTTGTGGTTTGAAATGACTTGGCTTCTTTGGGAGGAATCTTCCACGACTCGTCTGATAGATCAGCTGGGGTTAACTCGCTCCTTGAACGGGTTCTTTGCCGCGTCCCAAGAGTTTGAAATTCGTGGCGACTCGCAAACGGAATTGCCGGGGCTGTTCCCGGTAACGTGCGAGCTCACGATGGGGCGCATGGTAAACTACGAGCCGCCCGAAGATATTGGGGTTCAATTAAAGTACCGAAGCCCAGACAATCGACACGATGATGATTACCCTGTTGACTACTCTCGGGAGACACTCGACCTGTTCTTTGCAACTGCTCCAGAGGTCATGTATCAACAGTTCGATCGTTTGTTCCCGGATGGAGAAGCTCCATGAATACTTGGCCCCGGCAGGACAATCTCACTTTCGCCCTCTCGGACCGGTCGCGGCACAGTTCTGAACCTATCCGAGAGAAAAAATTCCGAGTCGTGCGCGGAGCTAAGGGGGCTTCGCGATTCCAGTTTTGTCGCACGAACGCGCGCGCGGACGACCAAGGCAAGATAGATGAACACCTCGCGTACTTGAAGCGCATGGCGACCGATGCGGTCGTGTCGCCCGCACTCGCGCACCGGGCCAAAGTTGTCTGGCATGTTGCTTGGATCTCTTTGGAAGGTGCATTGCCCGTTCCGGCAGCTGCCGCAATTACCGATGGACCTGTCGAGTATTTCTGGGAGATCGGGGCGCATCAGATGTCGGTCGAAATTCCGGTCGAAGGTGCGTGCCACTGGTTCTACCGGAACAAGACCACCGGCGAAGTGTGGGGCGGTGATAACCCAACCGACGACGTATTGCCCTTGCGCATCGTTCGCTATTTAGAGCGCCTCGTAGCGAGCAAACACTGATGCCGTCGGACGCCCAGCCCGAACCAATTATTCCTGGCCTGGACGGGACTCCCGTGCCTGGAGGGATACGCGCTATCCGCATGGGCAATGAACCCAAGCTCGACAATCTCAGTCCCGAAGCACTTCGACGAGTTCAAGAAGGGAAGGCGATCCCGTCTTTCTTTAAGTTGTCATCCGAAGACGAGAAGCAAATCGTCCCGCGCCTTTCCGTCTGGCTTGAACCATTGACCAGTGTAGCTCAAGCCTGGATTTTAGTTGGTGCGAATTTAAAACGTCGCTGGGTGTTATTCCTGAAGATCGACCAAATTCGCACTGTCATCGCACCGGCGGTAGAGAAGTTCCCGCAAACGCCGCCACTTGAAGTTGAATGGGAGCGTGCGACCCGGCTGACGGAAGCTGGTGATCGCGTTCCAGAAACCCGCACCGGGTGGGAAGGGCACGCAGGAATCACGAATCTGAACAAGGGAAACAAAACACAGCGAGAGGCAATCCGCTGGCAACTGGCCGATCTCGCTGTGGTACAAATCCTATCGGAAGAAGATTTGACTTCGTTTATCAATGAGCAGAAGTCAGACCATAAATCTTCCTCTACACCTTCTTAAACTGTGTGGTGAGTTCAAAGGTGCCGTCGGGCAGCGGAACTTTCTGGTAATCGCCAAAGAGGTTAGGCGCGTCCTTCTGGAGCACGTCGAGGACCGCCCCCGCGAGCTTGCGAATCTCGGGTTCGGCGAACGCGGACCCGCGTTGCTCGAAGAAGTGCCGCAGCGCGCGGGCGTTGGCGGTGATGAAAATCTTCGTCTCGGTCGCGTTCGGCAGCACGCTGCGTGCGGCTTGGCGCGCGGTCTTGCGCCGGGTGGTGCGGTCCGAATCGGGTGGGAGCATTGCAGCCGTGGCCGCTGCGGGATCGGCCAGTTTCGTGTTCAGCGCTTCGGCCAGTTTGACGTAGGCCGCGTGCGACTGCTTCACGGTTTCGAGCCAGATCGCGTGCAACTCGGGGTCGTTCGCGATGATGTCCGGCTCGACGTACTCGGCCACCGACTCATCCACATAGCGCTGTGAAAGTTGCGAGAACCCGAACCCCGCGCGGTGCCGCACCAGTTCGTGCGTGAGCGAACGCGACACCCCCGTGAGGAGCAAGTTCCACACGGCGTGCTCGAGCACGCTGCCGTGGCCGACTTCCTTGATGTGCGTGAGGTACGCCGCGTTCCCGCCCGGGCGGGGCTTCGCGAAGCTCATGTAGCACACGCGCCCGGCCGTTTCGGTGAGCACCTCGCCGGCGACCTCGCTGTCGCTCTCCCAGCTCACGCCGTGGTCCGCGAGGAAGCGATCGAGTTCGG
The Gemmata palustris DNA segment above includes these coding regions:
- the thyX gene encoding FAD-dependent thymidylate synthase, with protein sequence MRVITEPSVYVLGKQTVDDAELDRFLADHGVSWESDSEVAGEVLTETAGRVCYMSFAKPRPGGNAAYLTHIKEVGHGSVLEHAVWNLLLTGVSRSLTHELVRHRAGFGFSQLSQRYVDESVAEYVEPDIIANDPELHAIWLETVKQSHAAYVKLAEALNTKLADPAAATAAMLPPDSDRTTRRKTARQAARSVLPNATETKIFITANARALRHFFEQRGSAFAEPEIRKLAGAVLDVLQKDAPNLFGDYQKVPLPDGTFELTTQFKKV